A window of the Paenibacillus woosongensis genome harbors these coding sequences:
- the shc gene encoding squalene--hopene cyclase, translating to MGDVLRAVDEEITRLTKALIQQQREDGSWHFCFENGTVIDAYVIILFRVLGVENEALIRQLHDRILAEQQPEGCWKWFFDEAEGNLSASVEAYYALLYSGYSQAADEPMQRAKRYILSQGGLGMVTNLLTKAILAATGQRKWPKSISLIPLEFLLLPADFPMNFFDFSGYSRVHLTPMLIMADKRFSIKGAHAPDLSDLTSRPVDEDEQLPRGYQDMLDGIQAGLNRLIGTPHKIHKAATAKAEQFMLERTEADGTLYSYASSTILMIFALLALGYDQQHPLITRAIQGLTAMQCRSDGTTTIQNSPSTVWDTALLAYALQESGMAADHPTARRAASYLLSRQQHKTADWSLHNPDTPPGGWGFSETNTLHPDVDDTTAALRAIAGLSHTDPACLASWNRGLNWVISMQNNDGGWPAFEKNTNHEMLTWLAIDGAKSAAIDPSEADLTGRTLEYLGNFAGLDTRLEWIQRGTRWLLQHQEKDGSWYGRWGVCYIYGTWAALTGLAAVGLPASDAGIQKGTRWLLTIQNPDGGWGESCHSDRLQRYLPLGNSTPSQTAWALDALIAVHTQPTSAVNAGIRRLIALLHEDNWKSTYPTGAGLPGHFYTHYHSYRYIWPLLALSHYQRKYGDKHN from the coding sequence ATGGGCGACGTGCTCCGTGCAGTGGATGAGGAAATAACGCGGCTGACCAAGGCGCTGATTCAGCAGCAGCGTGAGGATGGATCCTGGCATTTTTGCTTTGAAAATGGGACGGTGATCGATGCGTATGTGATCATTCTCTTTCGGGTGCTGGGCGTCGAGAATGAAGCGCTGATTCGCCAGCTCCATGACCGGATCCTCGCAGAGCAGCAGCCCGAGGGCTGCTGGAAATGGTTCTTCGATGAAGCAGAAGGAAATCTATCCGCTTCGGTGGAGGCTTATTATGCCCTGCTCTATTCCGGTTACAGCCAAGCAGCTGACGAGCCGATGCAGCGGGCCAAACGGTATATTCTATCCCAAGGCGGGCTTGGGATGGTCACCAATCTCCTGACCAAAGCGATCCTCGCCGCCACAGGGCAAAGGAAATGGCCCAAATCCATCTCGCTTATCCCGCTGGAGTTTCTGCTGCTTCCGGCTGATTTTCCGATGAATTTCTTTGACTTCTCCGGTTATTCCCGGGTTCATCTTACCCCGATGCTGATCATGGCCGACAAACGTTTCTCCATAAAGGGAGCTCATGCTCCCGATCTGTCCGATCTCACCAGCCGGCCTGTGGATGAGGACGAGCAGCTCCCTCGCGGCTATCAGGATATGCTGGACGGCATACAAGCGGGGCTAAACCGGCTTATCGGCACACCCCATAAAATACATAAAGCCGCTACAGCCAAGGCTGAGCAATTTATGCTGGAGCGGACCGAGGCCGACGGCACTCTCTACAGCTATGCCAGCAGCACGATTCTCATGATTTTCGCCTTGCTGGCTCTTGGGTATGATCAGCAGCATCCTCTCATTACCCGCGCCATTCAAGGGCTTACCGCTATGCAATGCCGCTCTGATGGTACAACAACGATCCAAAACTCCCCTTCTACCGTGTGGGATACCGCTTTGCTCGCCTATGCTCTGCAAGAATCCGGGATGGCCGCTGATCATCCAACGGCTCGGCGTGCCGCTTCGTATCTGCTCTCTAGACAACAGCATAAAACGGCAGATTGGAGCCTCCATAATCCGGATACCCCTCCCGGAGGCTGGGGATTCTCGGAGACCAATACACTCCATCCCGATGTGGATGATACGACGGCGGCTCTACGGGCAATCGCGGGCTTGTCCCATACCGATCCTGCCTGCCTGGCATCGTGGAACCGCGGACTAAATTGGGTAATATCCATGCAAAATAACGACGGCGGATGGCCGGCATTCGAAAAGAACACGAATCATGAGATGCTGACCTGGCTCGCCATCGACGGCGCCAAATCGGCAGCTATTGATCCCTCAGAGGCGGATCTTACAGGCCGGACCCTGGAGTATCTCGGGAACTTCGCCGGACTGGATACCCGGCTGGAATGGATTCAGCGAGGAACGCGGTGGCTGCTCCAACATCAGGAGAAGGATGGCTCCTGGTATGGAAGATGGGGCGTCTGCTATATCTATGGTACATGGGCTGCACTGACGGGCCTAGCGGCTGTCGGCCTCCCGGCAAGCGATGCGGGGATACAAAAAGGCACCCGCTGGCTTCTAACCATCCAAAACCCAGACGGCGGATGGGGCGAATCCTGCCACAGCGATCGGCTGCAGCGTTACTTGCCTTTAGGGAACAGCACCCCCTCCCAGACCGCATGGGCACTGGACGCGCTTATCGCTGTGCACACGCAGCCAACGTCTGCGGTAAATGCAGGAATCCGCAGGCTTATCGCATTACTGCATGAAGACAACTGGAAGAGCACTTATCCGACAGGCGCGGGTCTTCCCGGCCATTTTTATACCCATTATCACAGCTACCGCTATATCTGGCCGCTCCTGGCGCTGAGCCACTATCAAAGGAAATATGGTGACAAGCACAACTAA
- a CDS encoding helix-turn-helix transcriptional regulator codes for MKKSERLNDMIRYLNGREFFNLHDLMDKYDISKSTALRDIHSLEQLGMPIFSEHGRHGRYGILKNRLLSPIVFTMDEVYALYFAMLTLEAYQSTPFHLSVNKLHEKFENCLSDKQLQQIRNMRKVLQFEMVQHAHVSRYLDRILKSILQESSCTIQYRKNKQQTSYHVQFFKISARFGQWYASGVELSTQQYRVFRCDRITSVEEMESESPFSIDELLRRSLEIYQSEHSIGFEVEILEQAKDLFYKEHYPSMSLHSGNKTVIRGFYNPGEEAFMADYLMRYGSSVVSVKPESLKRMIQDRAERLLQHYRQL; via the coding sequence ATGAAGAAATCGGAAAGACTAAATGACATGATCCGGTATTTGAATGGCCGGGAGTTTTTTAATTTACATGACCTGATGGATAAATACGACATTTCCAAAAGCACCGCTCTGCGCGACATTCATTCGTTAGAGCAATTAGGCATGCCGATTTTCTCCGAGCATGGCCGGCATGGACGATATGGCATCTTAAAGAACAGGCTGCTATCCCCCATTGTCTTCACGATGGATGAAGTGTATGCTCTGTATTTTGCCATGCTGACGTTAGAGGCTTATCAATCCACGCCATTTCATCTTAGTGTGAATAAACTTCATGAAAAATTTGAAAACTGCCTCTCCGATAAACAACTCCAGCAGATCCGCAACATGAGAAAAGTCCTGCAGTTTGAAATGGTCCAGCATGCGCATGTGAGCCGGTATCTAGATCGCATTCTGAAAAGCATTCTTCAGGAAAGCAGCTGTACGATTCAATATCGGAAAAATAAGCAGCAAACAAGCTACCACGTTCAATTTTTCAAAATATCCGCTAGGTTTGGTCAATGGTATGCTTCCGGAGTCGAGTTAAGTACGCAGCAGTATCGGGTGTTCAGGTGCGACCGAATCACCTCTGTAGAAGAAATGGAATCCGAATCTCCCTTTTCGATTGACGAGCTCCTTCGTCGTTCGTTAGAAATTTACCAATCTGAGCATAGTATTGGCTTTGAAGTGGAGATTTTAGAACAGGCCAAGGATCTTTTCTATAAAGAACATTACCCTTCGATGAGCCTGCACAGCGGGAATAAGACGGTTATAAGGGGCTTCTATAATCCGGGGGAAGAGGCGTTTATGGCTGATTATTTGATGAGATACGGCAGCTCTGTGGTATCCGTGAAGCCTGAATCCCTGAAACGAATGATCCAAGATCGGGCAGAGCGTTTGTTGCAACATTATCGGCAATTATGA
- a CDS encoding VOC family protein: MSATLEVAIFLSMNGRAREAIDFYKKHFNAKELLLVTYEDMAKRDSSLQLTEENKHYITHSVLTIGKTKIMLAEETMDPREKYTVGNNTSWCIQSADLEEMEHFYKSLTSDDRVRVIVPLSSNVFSKAYGIIEDPFGIQIQLMYDERLG, translated from the coding sequence ATGAGTGCAACATTGGAAGTAGCTATTTTCTTATCGATGAACGGAAGAGCGAGAGAGGCTATCGATTTTTACAAAAAGCATTTCAACGCCAAGGAACTGCTGCTGGTAACCTATGAAGACATGGCAAAACGCGACAGTTCGCTGCAGCTTACGGAGGAGAATAAACATTACATCACGCATTCCGTCCTAACCATCGGCAAAACGAAGATCATGCTGGCCGAAGAAACGATGGACCCTCGGGAAAAGTACACCGTCGGCAACAACACCTCCTGGTGCATTCAAAGCGCAGACCTGGAGGAAATGGAGCATTTCTACAAGAGCCTGACTTCAGATGATCGAGTGAGGGTCATTGTTCCCTTATCCAGCAATGTGTTCAGCAAGGCGTATGGGATTATTGAAGACCCGTTCGGGATTCAGATTCAGTTGATGTATGATGAGAGACTGGGGTGA
- a CDS encoding sensor histidine kinase, which translates to MKLTGILNDMKLRNKLSLIFIAAAVIPMLISGVILTVQLREILIAGAFQQAVSNVERVRQRTEEVIKVPLDISYRLSNDSRLKTVVNREYGSNYEVVHAYKQYTDLRNYVHMYKEIQGIRLYTPNSTMLNNWDFMQPDAAIQNLPWYKQALEQRGLVGWSFMEDERDGRSYLSLVRRINLEDWPYDNVLVINVDTVLLEAILAQETFATWIVDDQNNIVAANRPDLYGKNLKEMHGDNPEMLTRSEGSFDVMLAGHPSKVVISSLSLQNSWNGLRVISVFRIPEIVKEANGVIGRAARVIAASFFVAILLVYSSASLITRRLLRLSKHMSKVGSGSWKAFLTIDGKDEIGQLSRQFNGMVERLNQLMDEVEESNYQKSLLEQKQNDIKFKMLASQINPHFLFNTLDSIRMEAHVRGQEDIAVAVWQLSSMIRSSLEIGNRAIQLREEMNIVLCYLELQKFRHEERLQYELNIGPDAEQVEILPLIIQPLVENSIIHGLENKEEGATLVQVHVYRIQEGVRIEVIDNGAGISQDKLLEIHGHLEDLEEEAADRRIGLRNVHDRLILSYGKPYGLRIDSVEGKGTRVSFLIPKEGHMHV; encoded by the coding sequence ATGAAGCTAACCGGGATCCTCAATGATATGAAGCTGCGAAATAAACTGTCGTTGATTTTCATTGCTGCTGCCGTTATACCGATGCTGATTAGCGGTGTCATTCTTACGGTGCAGCTTCGCGAAATTTTAATTGCGGGCGCATTTCAGCAGGCTGTAAGCAATGTGGAGCGGGTAAGACAGAGAACCGAGGAGGTGATCAAGGTTCCCCTGGACATCTCCTATCGGCTTTCCAACGATTCGCGACTAAAGACCGTCGTTAACCGGGAGTATGGCAGCAATTACGAAGTCGTCCATGCGTATAAGCAGTATACCGATCTCAGGAACTACGTCCATATGTATAAGGAAATCCAGGGGATCCGCCTGTACACCCCCAATTCAACGATGCTTAACAACTGGGATTTTATGCAGCCTGATGCGGCTATACAGAACCTGCCTTGGTATAAGCAAGCGCTAGAGCAGAGGGGGCTTGTCGGGTGGAGCTTTATGGAGGATGAGCGGGATGGGCGGTCCTATCTAAGTCTGGTGCGCAGAATTAATCTCGAAGACTGGCCGTATGATAACGTCCTTGTCATCAACGTAGATACGGTGCTGCTGGAGGCGATATTAGCCCAGGAGACTTTCGCCACGTGGATTGTGGATGACCAGAATAACATTGTAGCGGCGAACCGCCCGGATTTGTACGGGAAAAATCTAAAAGAAATGCATGGGGACAACCCGGAGATGTTAACGAGGAGCGAAGGAAGCTTTGACGTGATGCTGGCGGGGCATCCGTCCAAAGTCGTCATATCCAGTCTTAGTCTCCAGAATAGCTGGAATGGACTGAGAGTCATCTCGGTCTTCCGTATTCCGGAAATTGTGAAGGAAGCAAATGGGGTGATCGGGCGCGCGGCACGGGTTATTGCCGCCAGCTTCTTCGTCGCGATTCTGCTAGTGTACAGCTCGGCCTCCCTCATTACAAGGCGTCTGCTGCGTCTTAGCAAGCATATGTCTAAGGTAGGGAGCGGGTCGTGGAAAGCGTTCCTGACGATCGACGGCAAGGATGAAATTGGGCAGCTATCCCGACAATTTAATGGAATGGTCGAACGGTTGAATCAGCTTATGGATGAAGTAGAGGAGAGCAATTACCAGAAGAGCCTGCTGGAACAGAAGCAAAACGATATTAAGTTCAAAATGCTGGCCAGTCAGATCAACCCCCACTTTTTATTTAATACGCTCGATTCGATCCGCATGGAGGCGCATGTTCGCGGGCAGGAGGACATCGCTGTGGCTGTATGGCAGCTTAGCAGCATGATCCGGAGCAGCCTCGAGATCGGGAACCGGGCTATCCAGCTGCGAGAAGAGATGAATATCGTACTCTGTTACCTTGAATTGCAGAAATTCCGTCATGAGGAGCGGCTGCAGTACGAGTTAAATATTGGACCGGATGCGGAGCAGGTTGAGATTTTGCCCCTCATTATTCAGCCCTTGGTGGAGAACTCCATCATTCACGGCCTGGAGAATAAAGAGGAAGGAGCTACCCTAGTCCAAGTTCATGTGTATCGCATACAGGAGGGCGTTCGAATTGAAGTTATCGATAACGGCGCGGGGATTTCGCAGGACAAATTGCTTGAAATTCATGGCCATCTGGAGGACCTGGAGGAAGAGGCGGCGGATCGAAGAATTGGACTTCGCAATGTGCATGACCGATTAATCCTCTCTTACGGCAAGCCGTATGGGCTTCGCATCGACAGCGTAGAAGGGAAAGGAACCAGAGTGTCATTTTTAATCCCGAAGGAGGGTCATATGCATGTATAA